One window from the genome of Thermococcus siculi encodes:
- a CDS encoding cation:proton antiporter subunit C yields MISPEQAGIVIMLVGIYGLMAKREPVKLVLSINVVSLGLVLFFVGLAYSPGRDVPIMPTDPVDPLPATLMLTTLVVDVAITSLALAIIMRMRGEGE; encoded by the coding sequence GTGATTAGTCCGGAGCAGGCCGGAATAGTCATAATGCTGGTTGGAATCTATGGATTGATGGCGAAGAGAGAGCCTGTGAAGCTGGTGCTCTCGATAAACGTGGTTTCCCTCGGGTTAGTGCTCTTCTTCGTCGGGTTGGCCTATTCCCCGGGCAGGGACGTCCCGATAATGCCGACCGACCCGGTGGATCCGCTCCCTGCGACGCTCATGCTCACGACGCTTGTCGTGGACGTGGCGATAACATCGCTGGCCCTCGCGATAATAATGCGCATGCGGGGTGAGGGAGAGTGA
- the mnhG gene encoding monovalent cation/H(+) antiporter subunit G has translation MGPEVILLLLGEAVMVFGALGIIRFPDVYTRLHAATKCDTGGAMSIILYLVITMDAPALVRAKFLVLAFLIAMMNPMVSHALARGAYRYGVKPEVVVDMYAWDNP, from the coding sequence GTGGGGCCTGAGGTCATCCTGCTGCTCCTCGGGGAGGCCGTCATGGTCTTCGGTGCCCTCGGGATAATCCGCTTTCCGGACGTCTACACGCGACTCCACGCGGCCACGAAGTGCGACACCGGGGGTGCGATGAGCATAATCCTCTACCTGGTCATAACCATGGACGCACCCGCACTCGTCAGGGCCAAGTTCCTCGTGCTTGCCTTCCTGATAGCGATGATGAATCCCATGGTCAGCCACGCCCTCGCGAGGGGGGCCTACAGATACGGTGTAAAGCCCGAAGTCGTGGTGGACATGTATGCTTGGGACAATCCTTGA
- a CDS encoding monovalent cation/H+ antiporter complex subunit F has protein sequence MAQEGLLVSAFYILVFTAVLITYRVLRGPTLPDRVVGLNTITTKIVVIIAIVSVMRGEYYLIDLAIVLLMVNSVGGLILAKYMERRGGSGA, from the coding sequence ATGGCTCAAGAAGGTCTTCTGGTGAGCGCTTTCTACATCCTCGTCTTCACCGCGGTGCTGATAACCTACCGCGTGCTTAGGGGACCCACTCTGCCGGACAGGGTGGTGGGCCTCAACACGATAACGACCAAGATCGTTGTGATAATAGCCATAGTCTCGGTCATGAGGGGCGAGTACTACCTGATAGACCTGGCCATCGTCCTCCTGATGGTGAACTCCGTCGGGGGACTTATACTGGCCAAGTACATGGAGAGGAGGGGTGGGAGTGGGGCCTGA
- a CDS encoding Na+/H+ antiporter subunit E has protein sequence MSRVPFYLKERLERLDERFLHERFEASNLPPWERVAITWLILMAFWVVISSDISPKSLTAGAIVTFIVAFFMRDLLTDDIRRSGHIVEKILYFTLIYMPQYIVIMAFRLLESNLKVAKNVIFMDIKPGIVKIKTDLHSDTGITLLANSITLTPGTLTLDVKKKLGETYLYVHWIDVETLNREKAGDKIKGDIEEWLKKVFW, from the coding sequence ATGAGCCGCGTCCCCTTTTATCTGAAGGAGAGGCTTGAAAGGCTGGATGAGAGGTTTCTCCACGAGAGGTTCGAGGCCTCAAACCTTCCCCCATGGGAGAGGGTCGCGATAACGTGGCTCATCTTAATGGCCTTCTGGGTGGTCATCTCTTCGGATATCTCGCCAAAAAGCCTCACCGCCGGGGCCATCGTGACGTTCATCGTGGCCTTTTTTATGCGCGATCTCCTGACGGACGACATACGGCGGAGCGGACACATAGTCGAGAAAATCCTGTACTTCACGCTGATATACATGCCCCAGTACATCGTGATAATGGCCTTTCGCCTGCTGGAGAGCAACCTCAAGGTGGCGAAGAACGTCATCTTCATGGACATAAAGCCCGGTATAGTCAAGATAAAGACGGATCTCCACTCCGACACTGGGATAACCCTCCTTGCCAACTCGATAACCCTAACGCCGGGGACGCTGACGCTGGACGTTAAGAAGAAGCTTGGGGAAACTTACCTCTACGTCCACTGGATAGACGTCGAAACCCTCAACCGGGAAAAGGCGGGAGATAAGATAAAGGGGGACATCGAGGAATGGCTCAAGAAGGTCTTCTGGTGA
- a CDS encoding Na(+)/H(+) antiporter subunit B — MKMSTVVRTTTKMVSPFLVTYAAYLMLYGHLSPGGGFQGGVILAVAVILLITSHGYAKVRRRFHFNWASLIESSAGALLVLLGLAGLAFGAFYANFLPTEGGIILPFNVIVGLEVGAAFTFVFYILLRWVESD, encoded by the coding sequence GTGAAGATGAGCACCGTCGTGAGGACAACGACGAAGATGGTCAGCCCCTTCCTCGTCACCTACGCCGCCTACCTGATGCTCTACGGCCACCTCAGCCCGGGTGGCGGCTTCCAGGGAGGGGTTATCCTGGCCGTTGCAGTTATACTCCTCATAACCTCCCACGGCTACGCGAAGGTGAGAAGGAGGTTCCACTTCAACTGGGCGAGCCTTATAGAGAGCTCCGCCGGGGCACTGCTGGTGCTCCTCGGTCTGGCCGGACTCGCCTTCGGGGCCTTTTACGCGAACTTCCTGCCGACGGAGGGTGGTATAATACTGCCGTTCAACGTCATAGTCGGCCTCGAGGTCGGGGCGGCCTTCACCTTCGTCTTCTACATCCTGCTGAGGTGGGTTGAGAGTGATTAG
- a CDS encoding glycosyltransferase family 4 protein — MKIALVSDWYYPKIGGVATHMHQLAIYLKKRGHDVSIVTNGLKTGKEEELEELGIGLVKIPGVVSPVLGVNITYGLKSNKELGMFLRDFDVVHAHHAFTPLALKAVKAGRTLGKATLLTTHSISFSHESSLWSALGLTFPLFSHYLKYPHEIIAVSKAAKAFIEHFTDSPIKVIPNGVDDERFRPISEKEKERVKEELGISGDLVLYVSRMSPRKGPHVFINAFQNIAREKDEVTLVMVGSGEMLPFLRAQAKFLDIEDRVKFMGYVPDELLPKLYASADVFVLPSTMSEAFGIVILEAMAAGVPVVTTTVGGIPEVVKENGSGILVPPGDEVALAEAVLKILHDKELAMKFGDAGRKAVESRYSWRVVARDIENLYEEVLGGL; from the coding sequence ATGAAAATCGCCCTAGTAAGCGACTGGTATTATCCAAAAATCGGCGGTGTCGCAACCCATATGCACCAGCTTGCCATTTATTTGAAAAAGCGCGGTCACGATGTCTCGATAGTGACCAACGGCCTGAAGACGGGGAAGGAAGAGGAACTTGAGGAGCTGGGAATCGGGCTTGTAAAGATTCCTGGCGTTGTCAGTCCGGTGCTTGGAGTAAACATAACCTATGGCCTAAAGTCAAATAAAGAACTCGGCATGTTTCTCAGAGATTTTGACGTTGTCCATGCTCATCATGCCTTCACACCCCTCGCACTGAAGGCGGTTAAAGCAGGAAGGACGCTTGGAAAGGCAACCCTGCTCACGACCCACAGCATATCGTTTTCCCACGAATCGTCCTTGTGGAGTGCCCTTGGGTTAACATTCCCGCTCTTCAGCCACTACCTCAAATATCCCCATGAGATAATAGCCGTTAGCAAGGCTGCAAAAGCTTTCATAGAACACTTTACTGACTCTCCCATTAAGGTAATCCCGAACGGCGTCGATGACGAGCGCTTTAGACCGATAAGTGAGAAGGAAAAAGAGCGGGTAAAAGAAGAGCTTGGAATCAGTGGAGACCTTGTCCTGTACGTCAGCAGGATGTCCCCCAGAAAAGGGCCTCACGTGTTCATCAATGCCTTCCAGAACATAGCGAGGGAGAAGGACGAGGTCACGCTGGTGATGGTCGGTTCCGGCGAGATGCTCCCCTTCCTTAGGGCACAGGCCAAGTTCCTGGACATTGAGGATCGCGTGAAGTTCATGGGCTACGTTCCCGATGAACTCCTTCCCAAGCTCTACGCTTCAGCGGACGTCTTTGTACTGCCCTCAACAATGTCCGAGGCCTTTGGCATAGTGATTCTCGAGGCGATGGCCGCCGGCGTTCCCGTCGTCACGACCACCGTTGGGGGAATACCCGAAGTCGTGAAAGAAAATGGAAGCGGCATCCTTGTGCCGCCCGGCGACGAGGTTGCGCTTGCTGAAGCGGTCTTAAAGATCCTCCATGATAAAGAACTTGCCATGAAGTTTGGAGATGCGGGAAGAAAGGCCGTGGAGAGCCGCTATTCGTGGAGAGTCGTTGCCAGAGACATTGAAAACTTGTACGAAGAGGTGTTAGGCGGGTTATAG
- a CDS encoding hydrogenase subunit MbhD domain-containing protein, with protein sequence MLGTILDVIFIAMALLALAVVEERELVSAVVKYALLSLLFVLALFELNAPDVALSAIVVGAIVIGVFLFTIEEVTG encoded by the coding sequence ATGCTTGGGACAATCCTTGACGTGATATTCATCGCAATGGCGCTCCTTGCACTGGCCGTCGTGGAGGAGAGGGAACTGGTGAGCGCCGTCGTCAAGTACGCCCTGCTTAGCCTGCTCTTTGTCCTGGCCCTCTTCGAGCTGAACGCGCCGGACGTGGCCCTCTCTGCCATAGTGGTCGGCGCGATCGTCATCGGGGTGTTCCTGTTCACCATAGAGGAGGTGACCGGGTGA
- the gltA gene encoding NADPH-dependent glutamate synthase, with protein sequence MAVKRKIIKERVPTPERPPEERVKSFVEVNLGYTFELAVKEAERCLQCPYDYAPCIKGCPVHIDIPGFISKLVQYRDNPDKAVKEALNVIWACNSLPATTGRVCPQEDQCEMNCVMGKVGDKINIGKLERFVADYAREKGIDEELLFEIVPKIEKKGQRVAIIGAGPAGLTAAGELAKLGYDVTIYEALHEAGGVLMYGIPEFRLPKSIVESEIDKLRKLGVKILTDHVVGRTVTIEELLEEYDAVFIGSGAGTPRLVNAPGINLNGIYTANEFLTRVNLMKAYLFPEYDTPVYVGDKVIVIGAGNTAMDAARSARRFGAEVTIAYRRGPEDVSARIEEVHHAKEEGIKFEYYINPVEFIGDENGKVKAVKFEKMKALDERDSRGKRKIVGTGEYVVLEADTVIIAIGKHPNRLIINTPGLKVERGRIVVDENLMTSIPGVFAGGDAIRGEATVILAMGDGRRAAKAIHEYLTKKREEQKANA encoded by the coding sequence TAAGAGGAAGATCATTAAGGAGCGCGTCCCCACTCCGGAGAGGCCGCCGGAGGAGAGGGTTAAGAGCTTCGTCGAGGTCAACCTCGGCTACACCTTTGAACTGGCCGTTAAGGAGGCCGAGCGCTGCCTCCAGTGCCCCTACGACTACGCCCCCTGTATCAAGGGCTGTCCCGTTCACATCGATATACCGGGCTTCATAAGCAAGCTCGTCCAGTACCGCGACAACCCTGACAAGGCCGTTAAGGAGGCCCTCAACGTAATCTGGGCCTGCAACTCTCTCCCAGCAACAACCGGCCGTGTCTGCCCGCAGGAGGACCAGTGTGAGATGAACTGTGTCATGGGCAAGGTCGGCGACAAGATCAACATCGGCAAGCTTGAGCGCTTTGTGGCCGACTACGCCCGCGAGAAGGGCATAGACGAGGAGCTGCTCTTCGAGATTGTCCCCAAGATCGAGAAGAAGGGCCAGAGGGTTGCCATCATCGGAGCCGGTCCGGCTGGCCTTACCGCCGCCGGTGAGCTGGCCAAGCTCGGCTACGACGTTACGATCTACGAGGCCCTCCACGAGGCCGGCGGAGTTCTCATGTACGGAATCCCCGAGTTCAGGCTGCCGAAGAGCATCGTCGAGAGCGAGATAGACAAGCTCAGGAAGCTCGGCGTTAAGATACTCACCGACCACGTCGTTGGCAGAACCGTCACCATCGAGGAGCTTCTGGAGGAGTACGACGCGGTGTTCATAGGCTCCGGCGCCGGAACCCCGAGGCTCGTCAACGCCCCGGGAATCAACCTCAACGGTATCTACACCGCCAACGAGTTCCTCACCAGGGTCAACCTCATGAAGGCCTACCTCTTCCCCGAGTACGACACTCCAGTCTACGTCGGCGATAAGGTCATCGTCATCGGTGCAGGAAACACCGCGATGGACGCCGCGAGGAGCGCGAGGCGCTTCGGTGCCGAGGTGACGATCGCCTACCGCCGCGGCCCGGAGGACGTCAGCGCGAGGATCGAGGAGGTTCACCACGCCAAGGAGGAGGGCATAAAGTTCGAGTACTACATCAACCCGGTGGAGTTCATCGGCGACGAGAACGGCAAGGTCAAAGCTGTAAAGTTCGAGAAGATGAAGGCCCTCGACGAGAGGGACAGCAGGGGCAAGAGGAAGATAGTCGGAACCGGCGAGTACGTTGTTCTCGAGGCGGACACCGTCATCATCGCCATCGGAAAGCACCCGAACAGGCTCATCATCAACACCCCCGGTCTGAAAGTCGAGCGTGGAAGGATAGTAGTTGACGAGAACCTCATGACAAGCATCCCGGGTGTCTTCGCCGGCGGCGACGCCATCAGGGGCGAGGCAACTGTCATTCTCGCCATGGGCGACGGAAGGAGGGCCGCCAAGGCCATCCACGAGTACCTCACGAAGAAGAGAGAAGAGCAGAAGGCAAACGCCTGA
- the gcvH gene encoding glycine cleavage system protein GcvH, translated as MIEVGEYRVKEGLYYTKDHEWVQVLEDGTVLVGISDYAQKELGDLAYVELPEVGAEFNKGDVLCELESVKAVSEVYAPVSGEVIEVNGELEESPELLNEDPYENWIAKLRPSNLDEELKELMDAEAYAEYLKSL; from the coding sequence ATGATTGAAGTTGGGGAATACAGGGTTAAGGAGGGCCTTTACTACACCAAAGACCACGAGTGGGTCCAGGTTCTTGAGGATGGAACCGTTCTCGTCGGAATAAGCGACTACGCCCAGAAGGAGCTTGGCGACCTGGCCTACGTCGAGCTTCCCGAGGTTGGGGCGGAGTTCAACAAGGGCGACGTTCTCTGCGAGCTGGAGAGCGTCAAGGCCGTTTCGGAGGTCTACGCCCCGGTCAGCGGCGAGGTCATCGAGGTCAACGGGGAGCTTGAGGAGAGTCCGGAGCTTCTCAACGAGGACCCCTACGAGAACTGGATAGCCAAGCTCAGGCCGAGCAACCTCGACGAGGAGCTTAAGGAGCTTATGGACGCCGAAGCCTACGCCGAGTATCTGAAGAGCCTCTGA